From a single Planctellipticum variicoloris genomic region:
- the aroE gene encoding shikimate dehydrogenase, translated as MICVSLARTRHRMVLAEHKALAERGAELVELRIDYLKTAPDVGRLLKDRPTPTVVTCRRPPDGGRWSGSEEQRLMLLRTAIISGAEYVDLEYDIAKKVPRYGKTKRIVSYHNFSETPDNVEEFYDLMTECDPDVIKIVTTANSPADCVRLLKIASGSKVPTIAFCMGEFGVMSRILCGKYGAPFTYATFSAERELAPGQLSFEEMRDLYHYDRINSETQLFGVLGDPIGHSLSPRLHNAAMAEIGFNGVYVPIRVAKDQLSGVLDAFEWLDFRGLSVTIPHKEAVAEKYAGGASQAVREIGAANTLYRDAGNAWQAENTDYQAAMDCLTLGLREGETFEGKRVLILGSGGVARAIALGLSKAGAVLQIAGRGSSKTAKLAEELGCRHVTWENRGVEFADILVNCTPVGMHPNMDDTPFQENWLRDDMLVFDTIYNPENTLLLKQARAHGCRTVSGLEMFVRQAAGQFKLFTGHDAPLQTLGATLRRAISAARY; from the coding sequence ATGATCTGCGTGAGCTTGGCCCGGACCCGTCACCGCATGGTGCTGGCTGAACACAAAGCGCTTGCCGAACGGGGCGCTGAGCTGGTCGAGCTGCGGATCGACTACCTGAAAACCGCCCCCGACGTCGGCCGGCTGTTGAAGGATCGCCCGACCCCCACGGTCGTGACCTGCCGCCGGCCTCCCGACGGGGGCCGCTGGAGCGGCTCGGAAGAGCAGCGGCTGATGCTGTTGCGCACCGCGATCATTTCCGGTGCAGAGTACGTCGACCTCGAATACGACATCGCGAAAAAAGTTCCGCGGTACGGCAAGACGAAGCGGATCGTCAGCTACCACAACTTCTCCGAGACTCCCGATAATGTCGAGGAGTTCTACGATCTGATGACGGAGTGCGACCCGGACGTCATCAAAATCGTAACGACGGCGAATTCGCCCGCGGATTGTGTGCGATTGCTGAAGATCGCCTCGGGTTCGAAGGTTCCGACGATCGCCTTCTGCATGGGCGAGTTTGGTGTGATGAGCCGGATCCTGTGCGGAAAGTACGGGGCGCCGTTCACCTATGCCACCTTCAGCGCAGAACGCGAACTCGCGCCGGGGCAGTTGTCGTTCGAAGAGATGCGGGACCTGTACCACTATGATCGGATCAATTCCGAGACGCAGCTCTTCGGCGTCCTGGGCGACCCGATCGGGCACAGCCTGAGCCCCAGGCTGCACAACGCCGCGATGGCGGAGATCGGCTTCAACGGCGTCTATGTCCCGATCCGCGTGGCGAAAGACCAGCTTTCCGGCGTGCTGGATGCGTTTGAATGGCTCGATTTCCGGGGTTTGAGCGTCACAATTCCGCACAAGGAAGCCGTGGCCGAAAAATATGCCGGCGGAGCCTCTCAGGCGGTCCGGGAAATCGGCGCCGCCAACACGCTGTATCGGGATGCAGGCAACGCCTGGCAGGCCGAAAACACGGACTATCAGGCGGCAATGGACTGCCTGACGCTCGGCCTGCGCGAGGGAGAGACGTTCGAAGGGAAGCGGGTGCTGATTCTCGGCTCGGGGGGCGTCGCCCGGGCGATCGCACTGGGGCTGTCCAAGGCGGGGGCCGTGCTCCAGATCGCCGGCCGGGGAAGTTCCAAGACCGCCAAGCTGGCCGAAGAGCTCGGCTGCCGGCATGTGACGTGGGAAAACCGGGGCGTCGAGTTTGCCGATATTCTGGTGAACTGTACGCCGGTGGGAATGCATCCCAACATGGACGACACGCCGTTTCAGGAAAACTGGCTGCGGGACGACATGCTGGTGTTCGATACGATCTATAACCCGGAAAACACGCTGCTGCTCAAGCAGGCGCGGGCGCACGGCTGCCGGACCGTCTCCGGCCTGGAAATGTTCGTCCGCCAGGCCGCCGGGCAGTTCAAGCTGTTTACCGGGCACGACGCTCCCCTGCAAACGCTGGGAGCGACGCTCCGGCGGGCGATCTCGGCCGCTCGATACTGA
- the mutL gene encoding DNA mismatch repair endonuclease MutL: protein MSRIQQLSASVINKIAAGEVIERPASVVKELVENSLDALATRIEVDIVAGGAEVIRIVDDGEGIHPDDLLLAVTSHATSKIRSADELFSVQTMGFRGEAMASIAEVSRLRIRSRQADAEHGMELKVDLGAITPPTPAGCPLGTQIEIRNLFENTPVRRKFLKSPSTEFGHISEQFTRIALANPRLHMVLRHNDKVVYELSSTQRVIERLELFFGADIAEQLIEVESEHNGVRMWGYVGHPALSKATRKQQYLFLNGRWIQDRTLQHALTEAYRGLLMVGRQPIAFLFIEIPPETVDVNVHPTKIEVRFQDAQQLFRQLLSMIRSKFLSLDLQSQLKVPTDSGAGSGTTGGLSFTAPRTVDPAEQQAVQREFVEWAQTRLKEWTPDAPPQLVDEEPAAAPMLSNYGRSTWPVQTTTAGDAVENGRFAAGELAGEPENRAAESPSRTGWSPSAAVSEPERPLAAPAPFGPPRALQIHDCYLVIETAEGMSVIDQHALHERIMYEYFRPRVLAGKVESQHLLVPQPVELSAREAALVIEQRELLARLGLGIEEFGKDTLLVNRYPVMLAKADLTQLVRDLAEMLDSGAGQGPTRRDLLDELLHMMSCKAAVKAGQRLTPEEIDSLLEQRHLVDDAHHCPHGRPTALNLSRAELDRQFGRLG from the coding sequence ATGTCCCGCATTCAGCAGCTATCCGCCAGCGTGATCAACAAGATCGCCGCGGGCGAAGTGATCGAGCGGCCCGCCAGCGTGGTGAAGGAACTGGTCGAGAACAGTCTCGACGCGCTGGCCACGCGGATTGAAGTCGACATCGTCGCGGGCGGAGCGGAAGTGATCCGGATCGTCGACGACGGCGAAGGAATCCATCCGGACGACCTGCTGCTGGCGGTGACGAGCCACGCGACGAGCAAAATCCGCAGCGCCGACGAGCTGTTCTCCGTGCAGACGATGGGCTTCCGGGGCGAGGCGATGGCCTCGATTGCGGAAGTCAGCCGGTTGCGGATTCGTTCGCGGCAGGCGGACGCCGAGCACGGGATGGAACTGAAAGTCGACCTCGGGGCGATCACGCCCCCGACCCCCGCCGGCTGTCCGCTGGGAACGCAGATCGAGATTCGGAATCTATTTGAGAACACGCCTGTCCGCCGGAAGTTTCTCAAGTCGCCGTCGACGGAATTCGGGCACATTTCGGAGCAGTTCACCCGGATTGCGCTGGCGAATCCGCGGCTGCACATGGTGCTGCGGCACAACGACAAGGTGGTCTACGAACTCTCGTCGACGCAGCGGGTGATCGAGCGGCTGGAACTGTTTTTCGGGGCGGATATCGCCGAGCAGCTCATTGAAGTCGAATCGGAACACAACGGCGTCCGGATGTGGGGCTACGTGGGGCATCCGGCGCTGTCGAAGGCGACGCGGAAACAGCAGTATCTGTTTCTCAACGGGCGGTGGATTCAGGACCGGACGCTGCAGCACGCGCTGACCGAAGCCTATCGCGGCCTGCTGATGGTCGGCCGGCAGCCGATCGCGTTCCTGTTCATCGAGATCCCGCCGGAAACGGTGGACGTCAACGTTCACCCGACGAAGATCGAGGTTCGGTTCCAGGATGCGCAGCAGCTCTTCCGGCAGCTCCTGTCGATGATCCGCAGCAAGTTCTTGAGCCTCGATCTGCAGAGCCAGCTCAAGGTGCCGACGGATTCAGGAGCGGGGAGCGGGACCACGGGCGGACTGTCGTTCACAGCGCCGCGGACCGTCGATCCAGCCGAGCAGCAGGCGGTCCAGCGGGAGTTCGTCGAGTGGGCGCAGACGCGACTGAAGGAATGGACGCCCGATGCGCCGCCGCAGCTCGTCGACGAAGAGCCCGCGGCGGCGCCCATGCTGTCGAACTACGGGCGATCGACATGGCCAGTTCAGACGACGACAGCCGGCGATGCGGTCGAGAACGGGCGATTTGCCGCGGGAGAACTCGCGGGAGAGCCGGAAAATCGGGCCGCGGAGTCGCCGTCGCGGACGGGCTGGTCCCCGTCTGCAGCCGTGAGCGAACCGGAACGTCCCCTCGCCGCGCCGGCTCCGTTCGGGCCGCCGCGGGCGCTGCAGATTCATGATTGCTACCTGGTGATCGAAACCGCCGAAGGGATGTCGGTCATCGATCAGCACGCCCTCCACGAACGGATCATGTACGAATACTTCCGTCCGCGGGTGCTGGCTGGAAAAGTGGAATCCCAGCACCTGCTCGTGCCGCAGCCCGTCGAGCTGTCGGCCCGTGAGGCGGCCCTCGTCATCGAGCAGAGAGAACTGCTGGCCCGGCTGGGGCTGGGGATCGAGGAGTTCGGCAAGGATACCCTGCTGGTCAACCGTTACCCCGTGATGCTCGCCAAAGCCGATCTGACGCAGCTCGTCCGGGACCTGGCCGAGATGCTCGATAGCGGAGCCGGACAGGGGCCGACCCGGCGCGACCTTCTGGACGAACTGCTGCACATGATGTCGTGCAAAGCCGCCGTGAAGGCGGGGCAGCGGTTGACGCCCGAGGAGATTGACAGCCTGTTGGAGCAGCGGCACCTCGTGGACGACGCTCACCATTGTCCGCACGGCCGGCCGACGGCGCTGAATCTTTCCCGGGCCGAACTGGACCGCCAGTTCGGCCGGCTGGGATGA
- a CDS encoding DNA topoisomerase I, whose translation MGDLLNLLMPRWLLQPILKPITRLTLGLIAVPFFRLVMHKVVRVKEIDRELEKDLEMWFRGAILLLLATKNMESFVFSWVSAETLERRDWLFMAGRILLAMGVIEGMPDQALFSVIHPGPPKPEFQKGRFFASLIAYIPRLIKGLLCQHLNRSSPMFVILATIFDGELGWVFYGMALVQYLIIGLVTSRDRALDVLQKFDAAIARQRQELKEELADALAGPPDRFDQQPGETVPGPMIAAAQELQEALPPPKCAPSADGAN comes from the coding sequence GTGGGGGATCTGCTGAATCTACTGATGCCGCGCTGGCTGTTGCAGCCGATCCTGAAGCCCATCACCCGGCTCACGCTCGGGCTGATTGCGGTCCCGTTTTTCCGCCTGGTGATGCACAAGGTCGTGCGGGTCAAGGAGATCGACCGGGAGCTGGAGAAGGATCTGGAGATGTGGTTCCGCGGAGCAATTCTGTTGCTCCTGGCCACGAAGAATATGGAATCCTTCGTTTTCAGTTGGGTCAGTGCCGAGACGCTCGAACGGCGGGACTGGCTGTTCATGGCCGGCCGGATTCTGCTGGCGATGGGCGTCATCGAGGGGATGCCCGATCAGGCCCTCTTTTCGGTCATTCATCCCGGCCCCCCGAAACCCGAATTCCAGAAGGGGCGATTCTTCGCCTCGCTGATTGCCTATATTCCCCGATTGATCAAGGGGCTGCTCTGCCAGCACCTGAACCGGTCGTCGCCGATGTTTGTGATCCTGGCGACCATTTTTGACGGCGAACTCGGCTGGGTCTTCTATGGCATGGCGCTCGTTCAATACCTGATCATCGGCCTGGTGACGTCCCGGGACCGGGCGCTCGACGTGCTGCAGAAATTCGACGCCGCCATCGCCCGCCAGCGCCAGGAACTGAAGGAAGAACTGGCGGATGCGCTCGCCGGGCCGCCCGACAGGTTCGATCAGCAGCCCGGCGAAACCGTTCCCGGCCCGATGATCGCCGCCGCTCAGGAGCTGCAGGAAGCGTTACCCCCGCCGAAGTGCGCCCCATCCGCGGACGGCGCGAATTGA
- the xerC gene encoding tyrosine recombinase XerC: protein MYDQIDGFLRYLKIERNSSELTLKSYSEDFGSLFDYLRDRVGSTPSVAELDITLLRGYVAYLHECDYAKTTIARRLACLRSFFRYCQREGIITTNPAKALRTPRTGRKLPHFLTIEETARLLETPPANEPEGLRDRAILETMYSAGLRVAELVGLNVESWDRDTNILRVFGKGKKERIAPIGSYAVQSLDRWLEVRQPAPDAGDDDRSALFLNRFGGRLTTRSIGRMLEKHILIAGLSSKTSPHTLRHTFATHMLDGGADLRAVQELLGHKSLTTTQIYTHVSTRRMRETYEQAHPHAAGNAAKKKSAKAS from the coding sequence ATGTATGACCAGATCGACGGCTTCCTGCGGTATCTCAAGATCGAGCGCAACTCGTCGGAGCTGACGCTCAAGTCGTACTCCGAAGACTTCGGCAGCCTGTTCGACTACCTGCGGGACCGCGTCGGCAGCACTCCGTCCGTCGCCGAGCTGGATATCACCCTGCTCCGCGGTTACGTCGCCTACCTCCACGAATGCGACTACGCGAAAACGACGATCGCCCGCCGGCTGGCCTGCCTGCGGAGCTTCTTCCGCTACTGCCAGCGGGAAGGGATCATCACCACCAACCCGGCGAAGGCTCTCCGGACTCCCCGCACCGGTCGGAAGCTGCCGCACTTCCTGACCATCGAAGAGACCGCGCGGCTGCTGGAAACGCCCCCGGCGAACGAACCCGAGGGACTCAGGGACCGGGCGATCCTCGAAACGATGTACTCCGCCGGCCTCCGCGTCGCCGAGCTGGTCGGACTGAACGTCGAGAGCTGGGACCGCGACACGAACATCCTCCGCGTCTTCGGCAAGGGGAAAAAGGAGCGGATCGCCCCCATTGGCAGCTACGCCGTCCAATCGCTCGACCGCTGGCTGGAAGTCCGCCAGCCCGCCCCCGACGCCGGGGATGACGACCGATCGGCGCTGTTCCTCAACCGCTTCGGCGGGCGGCTGACCACGCGCAGCATCGGGCGGATGCTGGAAAAGCACATTCTGATCGCGGGGCTCAGTTCGAAGACGTCGCCCCACACGCTCCGGCACACGTTCGCGACGCACATGCTCGACGGCGGCGCCGACCTGCGGGCCGTGCAGGAACTGCTCGGCCACAAGAGCCTGACGACAACCCAGATTTACACCCACGTCAGCACCCGCCGGATGCGCGAAACCTACGAGCAGGCCCACCCGCACGCGGCGGGCAACGCGGCCAAGAAGAAGTCCGCCAAAGCTTCGTAG